The region cgcgcacgcacacacacacacacagacccagacAGAGGCGCAGAAGCACATAATGGCGGTCACGCACACAGTGAAAGGCTCTAACATgcagaggcaggcagacacacacacacacgcaactgtACAGGGATTCCCACAGTGACTGGGCAGCATTCCCAACCGGAATGGGCAGCTCGTTGAACTGGAAGACTAACATTACTTCAGGCGGGCTCTGGGTTAGATCAACTCTGGGAATTTCACACCGGGAGAGGAagatagagaaagacagagggagagggggacgtacaaaaaaattaaaaaaaaaaaaggaagcgaATGAGGGTAATGGTGTGGTTCGAAGGCTACTGCTTAACAGATCCGGAATCCAATTAGTTAAAAAGAAGCCGACAGAGTGAGTTTCATTTAGCTAGTGGGATTTAGGAGAAAGAGCCTGTCTAATCCATGTTCTGCGTCCACGTAGTTTACCGGGGGGGGAAAAGACACGAATTTCCTTGTGAGCGGTGCCGAGTCTTTCGGATGTGAATTAATGAGATAAAGAGAACACACGGAGGCAGCACAACAGAGTTACGACTAATAGAGATAAAGAAATAACAAGGCAGACAAAAGAAGTCGGCGGTTGGTGGGGGACAGGCGGGCCATTGGTTGTTTTAACACCAGCGCCGCGCCGCACAGAGGAGCGGTGAGAGGAGGAGCGGCCGGATCGATCGTGTAGACGAGAGGGATGAAAGAGGACGGGGTGAGGAGAGGAGCGTACTCACTGGGCTCGCAGCACACGGTGACACGCAGCTTCATGCAGGGCAGAGGAGGGCCCTCATCTGCAGGCagcgctggagagagagagagagggagatggagagagagatgagagacggcTTTAAATGTGTGGCTTTTACATATTAACCACAATAGACGGTgaagtgcacccccccccccccaatgcacaCGTCATGAAAAGGGGAAAACGACGCGCCGAAATTGAAGGAAATCCCTCCATCAAAGCCAGATTTAAAGGCATGGCAGATGCAACGCCGACTACTCGGAGCACTCTGGCGGCACGCAGGAGGCGAGGCAGTTTTTGTACCAATACCGGTGCTAACTGCAGAGTCCTACATCGCAACACCCTAAACAAATACAAACCGCACAATATCCAAAGTGCAAACACCACAGAGCGTACGTAAAGAGCCCGACCGCTCCGATATCAATACCAATCACGGCCGGGCTGCAAAAGCACCGTTACTTCACCGGCGCCGCCTGCGGAGCGTTAAGTTTCATAACACGAAGCTGTTTGGCGGTTGCAGTTTGCGGCTATAAAGGCTATACTTCGGCAATTCACAAACCACTGCCAACTCGGGAGAGGATCCGTCACACAAGCGGGAGCGAATGTTGCCCAGCGCCCCTCACTCTGCATCCGCAACATCCACGGAATGACACGGAATAACACGGaataacatggaataacatcgtCAGGCCACGTCCTCTGAGACGGTCTCATAACCGCGAGCCGCTGCCACGGACCATCTGAGGTCTCAAGGTgtttcctgtttggtggctgctgTCCGGACTATGGGCCTCCTAGCtacatgtggaaaaaaaaaaaaactgggcgtCGGCATACTTACAATGTGTGTTGGCGGGACAGAGACCCGGCGAGCCACAGACGGTGGGGTTTGTAGTCTGTGGGAGCCGGAGAGAGGAGCTGAGCCCCGCTCAGACTGAGCCAACTAATACCATTAGTGTTTCTAATACTATTGTACCGTCCTCCCGGGCTAATGCCATTATACTGTCTCCAGCGCTCGGGGCCCATTCAGCACGAGGCCCCAGAGCCAGACATTTGGACCAACTTTATGCCTTATCTGTAATGTTGACAAAACACACAATTGCTCAGAGCCCAGTATGGCATAAATAGAGGGGGGGCTGGAGGGGTACCATTGTTGTTTTTCCCTGAACAGCCCTGCACAACCACAAtagcccagtgtgtgtgtgtgtgtgtgtgtgtgtgtgacgctgTTCTCATGCCCTGACAACGCTCCATTGTCCTGCAGGCCGCAACAGTAATTTATGTAAAGATTCTTTCTTTCCCTTCATCTCATCCATCCCTTCACTCTGtcgcttttgcccccccccccccgcccgccccccccaTCTCATTCCTCTTTCTCCTGTGTGGATTCCACTCATCCGGCCTTTCTCATCCCCTTTCGCTCGCCCGCACCCCCTCCCTCTactgtcagactgtgtccatctTTGCTCTTTCTCCCGCTCTGTCACTCCTCCACGCTTCTCTACCTCCATTTGCTTTTCTGTCTGccttttcctctccctctctctgtagttCTGTATTGATCTCCATTTTTCTTCTTCCTACACttggctgtccccccccccccccagcttcttTGTCGTCACTCTTCCCTTCTGTGCATTTTGCTTGATTCTTTTATTTGGTCCGTGTTGTTTTATGTGCCCCCCCCGTTGCTGCCTCTCGCATGGACCACCGCCAGaagtacaaaaaaacaaaacaaaaaccgaaCAAGAGCAACAAAAACCTGTCATCCGTTTTTACAGCCACTAAGCCGTCTCCTCTCTTCCACCATCCAGTGGTTTGAAACAACTGGGAGGGAACACAGGAGGATGCGATGGCAAGAGGAGAAAACAGGCGCTCGCAGATTTGAAATCCAGTGTTTACTGGGTTTATATAATTCAGCGTGTATTTATGGGAGAACGTAAAAGCTGCAGGTTGCTGGCGTTCAAAGCCTCATGAAAATCAGATTGGCCCGAGTGCTCAACCTTTTGGACTGGCAGCTACCAGATTGGGGCTGATCTTCACCCCAGAGCAGCAAGCTATAACATCAGattattcaacccccccccccccccccccaaatcttttTGGTTTCAGCTATTTCACTTAATGTGGAGAGCCTGGAGGCAGAAGAAATTCATTACTCTGCAAGAAAAGGCATTATCACAAAATCTCCAAATGTGATCATGTATTTAGCAAGTAGAATTATGCATCTGCTTCCCATTATCGAAAACTCCTTGGGGCTCTCGGAACCCAAGTGGGAGCTGCAGAGGTAAATAGGTAAATGCCCTGGgcgtgcacatgcacgcacacgcacacacacacacacacacaaacaaggccCATACTTAcagctgtagtagtagtggtgcccCGGAATGAACTCGAATCCCAGGGAGAAGGGTGTGAACGCTGGATCTTCTCGGAGAAGCGTACGGGTCCGAACGGCGTGTGAGGGTCGTTGCACTCCCATCTCTTTATGGCCCCCTTGGTCTCCAAACAGCCCCGAAAGGCTGTCTCCCCCACCAGGTAGAGAGCCAGCGTCTCTGGCTGCCCGGGGCCGGGGGGTCCGTTGTCAGGGTAGTGGGGGCAGAGGATGTCCAGGTAGTCGTTGAGGTTCACCTGGATGGACAAATCACCCCCGGTTAACCTGTGACGGAGGAGGGGGATGAGAATTAATATTTCACGTCCGGCTGTGATTAAGCAATGCGTCAGGGAAAgtggaaaagagagggagagcggtATGACAGGTATTCCATAATTCCTTTGTGCCTGGAGGAGTATAGATGGATTCAGCAGATGGATACTTCATCAATATTACACATAACGATTACACACAGCGATAAAGCAAAATTATTCTGCTTATTTCTCCAGTTTGTTTTGGCAGCTGATACATCGTAATGAAACAATTTGGTTTTATTGCCAGGAAAAGCAGCAGAGCAAGAAAggaagatgggggtgggggtggggggtgggttgaGAAGCAGAGAAATGGAGGGGAGAGAAAAACAATTCTTCATATGCTAATTATGGGCATTCAAAGTGGAGGTTTACAGCATTAAACAAGTCTCACTCACTCGCTTCCCGTCttccaccacacaacacacacacacacacacggaaggcATGTACACAAGTGTGTTCAAGTgcttccatgcacacacacacccacacacacacacacacacacacacacacacacacacacacacgcacacctcaaGTCAAGGCTGACTGGTTTTAGGCATAATAACCGCTGTGGACGACACAGCAGCATTAGAGTAGAACAGCAGAGCTGCATAATACACGTTCCTTTGGGGTGGATATTCTGAGTCGGCTTCCTGTCATCTACAGTGCAGATAGTTACCCTTGTACGAACTAGCccagatagagagatggagacgggggggggggggggactgagtgaAGGCGCCGAGAAAGGCAGACATGCTGTAGAGCGACGAGAAGGGAAAACTTGGGAGGAAGAAACAGCAAGACTTGTGTGACATTCATaatggtaaaatggtaaatgggggggcgtccgggtagcgtggcgatctattccgttgccaaccaacgcggggatcgccgggtcgaatccccgtattgcctccggcttggttgggcgtctctacagactcaattggccgtgtcttcaggtgggaggccggatgcgggtatgtgtcctggtcgctgcactagcgcctcctctggtcggttggggtgtctgtttggggggagggggaactgggggggggggaatagcgtgatcctcccacgcgctacgtccccctggtggaactggtgaaaagaagtggctggcgactccacatgtatcggaggaggcatgtggtagtctgcagccctccctggctcagccgagcgggtggagcagcgaccgggatggctcggaagagtggggtaactggccaagtgcaattggggaggaaaagggggggggtaaatggactgccctgtgatggcctggcagcctgtccagggtgtctccctgcctgccacccagtgactgctgggataggttccagcatccctgtgaccctgagagcaggataagtggttcagataatggacggatggataaatggactgcatctttagagcacttttctagtctaccggccACTTAaatacccattcacacacaccttcatacactgatggaggaggctgccaggcaaggcgccaacctgctcatcaggagcagttaagggtttagagtcttgctcatggacacttcgacatgctctccgcaggagccaaggatcaaaccagcgaccctcCAATTACTAGAcggcccgctctacctcctgagccatgccgccacaGAAAGTCCGGCAAATAAAGAAGGCAACTCCAAATGAGGGGAGAAGCGTTTGAcaaatagagagagtgagagagtgatggagtgACACGAGGTAAGACCCAGAAAAGGACCGAGGGAGACTGATGAAGAGGCGCTGGCTGAGATATCCAGGGACAAGAGAGATGAACAAAGAAAGTATCAGCAAAGACAGAATTGCAGAGTGCAAGATGAAGAGGTGTGCATAAAAAAATGGAAAAGAAAGCGAAAAGAGAAAGTAAGTAGAAAGTGTTTTAATTAGTGACCCCAGAGAGTCTGGCTGCAGACACAGAAAGAGGAGAGCCAGGGAGTGGAAGAGGAGAGCCGGGGagtggaggaggagagaagacgGCCTTTAATTGGTCTCCCCTCCACATGGAGGGCAGAAAGAAGGATGGcagggtgatggtggtggtggtgtgtgttggggggcagGATGTGAGGTTTGGGCAGTAAGTTCAGGTCCATCAGTGGGAGTCTTTATGAAGGGGcaacagagcgagggagaggagaggagtggagtGCTGGGAGTCAGCGAAGGGGAAAAAGTGAGGGGGAAACagtgtggtggggaggggggcatgGACATGGACAGACTGGTCGTTGGTTAAGAAGGCTGACAAGATCGAAAGAAGGAAAAAGAATAATTGAAAGGAAGCATGACAGGgccatgggaggaggaggaggaggaggagggagataaAATGGGTGCTGGATGGAAGTGATATGAAACAGAAAGATGTGGCAGGAAGTGGGAGACTAAGTCGGTCCAACATCTTGCAAGAGGGGACCAAAGATGGATCGAGCAATAAAGGCAGAAATGACAACAGCCCACATCAGCCGAGGAGGAACATATGAcaaaggggggagagggaggataaaaagaaagaaaacgtcaaacaagaggagagaaaaaaatgagCGAACATTTTCTGTTCAACTCCAAACCGCAGAAATCTGTGGTCGACATCGCCCGAATGGATTTACACGGTCGCAACAGTTGTGCGTCTTTTGGTGAATATGATGCAAAGGCATCCGCTGCGTTAAAGTCGATCATAAAAATGCCCCACCGTGTTGGCAACTCCATCAGAACAGCCCCCCCATCTGGTGGAAATGTAGGTTGGTTTGAAAGGAGTGGCGTAAACTTTCTGATAATCAGTTCAATACGAGACAATTAGCAACGTACACCAAacacttgtttttttggggggggggtagggggtttccccccttttctccccagttgtacttggccaattaccccactcttccgagccattccggtcactgttccaccccctctgctgatccggggagggctgcagactaccacatgcctcctccgatacatgtggagtcgccagccgcttcttttcccctgacagtgaggagtttcaccagggggacgtagcgcatgggaggatcatgctgttccccctgaccgaccagaggaggcgctagtgcagcgaccaggacacatacccacagacacggccagttgtgtttgtagggatgcccgaccaacacGGAGACAACACGGGATTCCGGCGGGGATTCCGGCGGGGATTCCGGCGGGGATTCCGGCGGGGattccggcgatccccgtgttggtatgcaacagaatagaccgccatgccacccggccgCCCCAATGTACACGAAACACTTAAGACTACCTTGCTGATTTGATTTTGACATACTTTATTgagccccgtggggaaattctctctctgcatttaacccatcctagctgtggagctaggagcagtgggcagccgccgtgcagcacccggggaccaactccagttcatcttgccacgcctcggtcaggggcagacaggagtactgaccctaacacgcatgtctttttgatggtgggggaaaccggagcacctgaagaaaacccaccgcagacacggggagaacatgcaaactccacacagaggacgacctaggatgaccccctccccaaggttggacaaccccggggttcgaacccaggaccttcttgctgtgaggcaacagcgctaaccactgggccaccgtgctgccatgatTTGCCGTTGTCGTTAAGCTGCTCCTGGCGTCTCTTGTTTTAGTGACTGCAGGAGAACTAAGTTCTTAAATCTACTGGCGTGACACCTCAGAACTGCAGAAACACAAATGCGGTGCAGAGGACACGGCGCAACTTTGAAGATACGCCTACCAGAAATGAGAATTAGCGTGCATTGTCCGATAATTGTGCACATGCCATTTGCCAAAAGTGGGATTTTTGTGCCAAGAAATGCGCCAACcactgcggcacggtggcccagtggttagcgcggtcgcctcacagcaagaaggttctgggttcgagccccggggtagtccaaccttgggggtcgtcctgggttgtcctctgtgtagcgtttgcatgttctccccgtgtctgcgtgggtttcctccgggtgctccggtttcctcccacagtccaaagacattgtaggtcaggtgacttggccatactaaactgtccctaggtgcgagtgtgtgtttgtgtatgtgtgtgtgtgtgtgtgggggccctgtgtgatggtctggcagcctgtccagggtgtttccccgcctgccgcccaatggctgctgggataggctccagcatccccgcgaccctgagagcaggataagcagttcggataatgaatggatttctgtgcatgaaaaaaaaaaccccacaccttAATCGGACGACCTTATTCAGTGTAAACGGTTCTCTGCAGTAGCCAATCAGAATCAGTGTATTTGGAATATGAAATATTGTGCATGTAAACAGGGATGTTGTGCGTGCCTTCGCTGAAGCTCCTGTCTGGTCAATAGCTGCCACCCAGGACTGCAGATCCATCACCAGGACAGACAGGACACTATTGATCAGGCACACTGACACTGGAGACAACCATACACCCagtcacatacatgcatacacacacacacacacacacacatatgcaaaatcACACTCCACTGCATCAGTATTCCTTAGgaggttgtgtgtctgtgtgcatcacATCCAATAGCTTCATTATCTGTGTGCGATAATGACTGGATGGCAAATTATGCAGTTGGTTGTCATTAATAAACGGGAATGTCAAGGCGATGCATGCTTCCATCCTCATGCACCTGCAGGAACTTGGGTAAAAACACAAGCTCCTccagtgcacatacacacacacacacacacacacacacacacacacacacacacacacggatagcaGCCTGCTTACTTTTCTGAAGCTTTGACAGAAATATTTACCTAGGTGCAActgtagtagtgtgtgtgtgtgtgtgtgtgtgtgtgtgtgtgtgtgtgtgtgtagtattagATGTCTGCTGTGTCAATTGGGTGCACCCCCAGCAGCACGTGTCAGTCATCACAACCTCCTGTCTTACTCCAGCCACTCGGGTCCCGTCAAACACCCCACACCTTTTTCTCCTCCCGCCCCTCaaccctccctcctcttcctcccccgaCACACTCTCAACCCCCATCCATCGCTTCGGAGGCCCGCTACATATCTTCTCccctattttttttcccttttttttttgcatgtgtgttaCTTCACTCTATCCTACATTGGCACTCCCCCCCCCAACCCCGCCACCTACACCCCTCGGCACCATGAGCATGCCGGCAATTACGCAGGAGGAGTTCACTGCtgatcccccccgcccccccgcccccttcctgTCAGCCACCGAGAAGCACAGCAGTGACAGCCCAGGGCATCATGGGGTGCATTGCGGAGCAGTGGGTGTCGAGAGAACATAACGGTGGAACAGCCGATCCCTGGAAGAAACCTATctggagtcggggggggggggtagtttggTCCAAGGGTAGAGCAATTGTAGATGATAGGCAAGAACTATAGGCAACCTCACGCAACTCTACCGTAGGTGTGTTAAAAACACGCACAAGCGCATGTCCTCGAGTCCTCAACGTCCTCGAGTCCACACCCGCATGCGAACATGCTACGTATGTGCACGCACACGCAAAACCACGCGCCGAACACACGGTGACGCACACATAAGAGGCCAAACCTTGAAACTGGTTTGGGAGAACTGGACATGATCCGTCCCCTGATTCGAGGAGCTCATAGGAGACGTCCTCCTGAGGCCTGGTGAGAGCACTGCGCTGACGACGGGAAAGCTCAGTGAGCTAATATGACAAacgcctccatccatccattatccgaaccgcttatcctgctctcagggtcgcggggatgctggagcctatcccagcagccattgggcggcaggtggggagacaccctggacaggccgccaggccatcacagggccgacacacacacattcgcacctagggacaatttagtacggccgattcacctgacctacatgtctggtcggcgggagggaaaccggagcacccggaggacacctccacacaacacctccacacaacacctCCATCCAACACCTAACTGGGCCAAACTGTATCATTTTTCTAATTATGGAAAATCAGATTGGAATTCAGAATTAAACATAATTGATTTCTCTGCAACATGTGTGGGTGTCCATGTTAACGTGCACTCACATGGACACgatctatagtgtgtgtgtgtgtgtgtgtgtgtgtggttatgatAACATGCAGAGGGGGCTGACTGGAGCGGGGACCTTTGATCCTTTAATATGAGAGAATAATTAAAGGGCAACAATCCCCCAACACGGCATCAGGAATACAGAGTAGATGCCCCACCACACAAAGCAGCTACACACGCCGCATACCTAATGCAGCGGCAGCTTCCACTACGAGCAGGAATATCAACAAGGTGGCGGTAGAAGTATTCTGCTACTCAGCTAATCATGCGTTTACTATCTTCTACAAACCGCCAGATAAAATCTGAGACCGTCAGTGTGGCTCTATTGAACAGTTATATATGTGTACCTATACTTGACCCCCGAACTCTTGTCACAGAGCAAAATCAAATCAAGGAAGACAAACAAACGTCCTCAACAGATATCGCGTGACGCCATCACTGCAGTTTGCTGAGGACTGTAGGGGCAAGCTGCATTTTTTTGGAGGGATCGGACATCAAAAACGTCCCAGATGACCCGGCTCctgtgtagggtttttttttttttttgttggattttttctccctttttctccccaattatatccggccaattaccccactcttccaagccgtcccggtcactgcttcaccccctctgccgatggggagggctgcagactaccacacgcctcctccgatacatgtggagtcgccagccgcttcttttcacctgacagtgaggagttgcggcagggggacgtagcacgtgggaggatcacgctattccccccagttccccctcccccgtgaacaggcgctccagccgaccagaggaggcgcaggtgcagcaaccaggtcacatacccacgtccggcttcccacccgcagacacggccaattgtgtctgtagggacgcccgaccaagccggaggtaacacggggattcgaactggcgatccctgtgttggtagattatcttttattttactactttactgagccccaaggggaaattcttcctctacatttaacccatcctagctgtggagctacgagcagtgggccgccgccgtgcagcgccccgggaccaactccagttggtcttgccatgcctcggtcaggggcacagacaggagtactgaccctaacatgcatgtgttttttttatggtgggggaaaccggagcacccggagaaatcccaccgcaagacacggagagaacatgcaaactccacacagaaaggacctgggagaacatgcaaactccacacagaaaggacctgggatgaccccacccGCCTCAAgattagacaaccccggggttcgaacccaggaccttcttgctgtgaggcgacagcactaaccactgcaccaccctaaaagacagaatagaccactacgctacccagacgccccggctCCTGTGTTTTTGAAGGCAGAAATCCGGGGAATCTGGTTGGTGTGAGTCCTTTACTTTTTCCTGATCGGGTCTCATTCAGCAAACCCCTGCTGATATTCCTCAGCCATACTGGGCTGCAGGGAAGAGGGAACATGAGGTAATGAGTCAGCCTATACACAGTCAGTGTTGCTTTCTTACAGTACAGTCCTCCTTTTCAAACGACATGGGGCGGGTGGCGGGTACGAGCCCCTGAAACTAATCTCAAATCGTTCAAAGCGTTtaaaccacaaaaaaagaaaaaaggcaggGAGGCGTCTTCAGACCAGTTTGTAGGTCTGGGATTGATAAACCGCCCAACCAGTGTCGCCACAACATGTCACCAACGTCCCATCACCGCCTCAGTTGGATTTTGGACGGTGCCACAAATCAAAAGCAGAAACACATGAGGGATAACAGAACCCGTCGCCAAAATGTGGTTATTAAATTTTGAACAAAAGTATGATCTTCCATTGTGAGCGGATCCACGGTTAGATAATTGCAACGGTACTGTGCAAAAAAAATATCCCGTTAACACTGCTGCTTGGTAACGCGATTGTTCGATTCTCACACAGACGGAAACACGGGACGGTACGCAAAAAAATTCACCGGATCCTCGGCTCAGCGACTCTTCCGGAAATTCCAGAATCTGGCTTCCCAAGGAGAGTCGGACTTTGCAGGGGAGTCGGAAAATTCGATAAAACTGGCACCAGCTCCACGTTGATGGAAATGGGGTTAATATTGATGGTAGGAGGCTTTAAAGACTGGGtggaggggcgtccaggtggcatggcggtctatttcgttgcctgccaaacggggatcgccggtttgagtccccgcgttgcctcctGTGAATCACTTCTACGCAGGTTACCTCGTGTTGATGCCAGACATGACTGAAACACTGCCGGGCATCATTTTGAATGTTACGgggtggggcggcatggctcaggaggtgcaGTGGGTCGTCCAGCATTCCGGAAGGTTCCTGGTtaaatccccggctcctccagagggcatgtcgaagtgtccttgagcaagacaccgaacccccccccccccccaactgctcctgatgagcaactTGGCACCTTGCAGTGGCAGGCTCTGCcgtcagtgtattgaggcaaaCATGTCAAGtgttttgagtggtcggtagaccggGAAAGCGCAGAACTGTACTTAAGGGAGCTGTTccatatccgatgcgagggtctgaggacaggatgccATGTTgtaatatacaaataaaattgacttgacctccggcttggtcgggcgtccctacagacacaattggccgtgtctgcgggtgggaagccggatgtgggtatccgtcctggtcgctgcactagcgcctcctctggtcggtcggggtgcctgctcggggggggggg is a window of Lampris incognitus isolate fLamInc1 chromosome 9, fLamInc1.hap2, whole genome shotgun sequence DNA encoding:
- the si:dkey-246i14.3 gene encoding LOW QUALITY PROTEIN: ephrin-A4 (The sequence of the model RefSeq protein was modified relative to this genomic sequence to represent the inferred CDS: inserted 1 base in 1 codon): MGHLWTPGAFPAAWTVFLFLFNSVSGSLAKRHVVYWNSTNARLTGGDLSIQVNLNDYLDILCPHYPDNGPPGPGQPETLALYLVGETAFRGCLETKGAIKRWECNDPHTPFGPVRFSEKIQXFTPFSLGFEFIPGHHYYYSSLPADEGPPLPCMKLRVTVCCEPISEGSKQKQETPAPRGTAGSSRTALPPFFLLLLLLLLAI